CATTCCAACTATCCCTCCCTCTTCACTCTTTAGAGCTCCCATGGGAACAAAGAGCATTGGTACAATTAGACTTCTATACTTTTTAAGTCTGTCCAAAAGCTCTATAGTCTTAACAACATCGTCAGGTTCTTCACCTGGAAGACCAAGTATAAATGTTGCTGCAGGTATTATTCTATGGTCATGCATAATACTAAAGGCTTCCTCAACAATATCTGGCCATTCCTCAACTCTAAATGGAAGAGCTTTTGCAGGCATAATTATCTTTGCTAGTCTTGGCGACCCCGTCTCTATACCTACCTCTACACCTAGATAATTCTGATCAAGATTTGAATATATAGTTTCTGTAACCCTTGATATCAATCTATATTTTCTCTGTGAAACAACTATTGCTGCAAGAGATGCGTGTGCCCATGCCAAACTTTCTATCTTCTTAACAACAGCTTCATGGAGTTTTAGAACTGCATCGGCATTTGGCTCTACACCATGTGCTCCATAGAGTAGAACATCTTCACTATGTAGAACTGCTCCCTTAACACCATTAGATATATTTACATCTATCTCCTTCAATATCCTCTCAATTGGCATATGCCTCAAGGGTCTAAGTGTAACACTACAGAATTTACATCCCCTTGGACAACCCCTGGTAATCTCTATAAGACCATTTACACTTGCCCCCTTTATAATAGGTATCTTCTCTATTGGTGGTACCTCTCTAGCACCTATAGATATATACCTAGGGACTTTCTCATTATTCAAAAGCTTTTCAACAATTTCTATAATAGCTATATCTGCTTCACCATCAACAATAACATCTATTCCCCATCTCTCAACAAGTTCTGGCTCCCATAGCCATTGCCATGCCGCAGGACCTCCAACAACTATCTTAACCCCTCTCTTCTTCATAGCTCTAACAGCATCACTTTCCATAAGCCTAATAAAACTCTTCCTATTGACAGGCTCCTTACCTGTTAAAAGCCACCATTCAGAGCTTGGAGGTCCATATGCAAAAAAGTCATGATGGCCTATCATAAGTATCTTAGCTTTCTCAACATATCTATCAAGATAATCTGGATCTATTATAGCTGCCTTATATCCAGCATCAATTAGAGCAGCTTCAATCTTCCTAAGTCCGTATGGAGCTTCTCTAGGTCTACCAAATCTATCCACCTTTGGCTTAGGGCAACAGATATACATCCACCAACTCTCAGGTATACCATAGGCAGGTGCTGTAGCCATAAAACCTAGAAACTCTCTACCATGGTGATTCGTCATCATAGATCTATCTGTTGTAATAGCTATATCGAGATCTAGAGAACTCATTGATTATACCCTTTATCTTAGCAATATATGTCATTGAGTTATATATACCTAGCCTTAATAACTAGATTTAGAGAACCGATTTATAGTATCTATGGTGAAGATCTTGGATATTAAGAGAAAGAGAATATCAGTACTAGTAAATGTATGGAGTGCTATAGTTAGGGAGAGTGGGATTGATAGAGATAGAGTTGTAGAGATACTTAGAAAGGAATATGAATCTATGGGGATAGAGCCTATTAGGGGGGCTAGTAAGCCTCCAGATATCTATGATAAGGAGATGATATCTCTATATATAATTGGTAAGTGGGGTCTTGGTATAGATAGGGAACTAGATAAGGAGTTTATGGAGAGAATATTCTCTAAAGAGATAGCTATTGAGAAGGTTATAGAGGCTATTAGAAATTCGAATTCATTTGATGAACTGTGTAGAGCTGTGGGTGATATATGTAGCTCTATAGATGATGGATTTATAGCAAGAGTTCTAAGATTTGCATTCACCTTATACTACTTTGGCTTTATTGATAATCTAGAGCTTATATCTATACTAAGAAAATCCTATAGCATATTTGTAAATAATAGAGAGACTATACAGAGATTTGTAAAGTTCTATATAGCTTATGAAATAGGTCAGAAGATAGCATCTAGGAACATAAGGAGTAGTCTTGATCTAAATATGAATAAGAATCTTCTTGCTCTAGAGATAGGAATTCCAAAAACACTTCCATCAACTAGCTATATAGCTGAAGTAGCTAAACACTTCTTCAATCTTCCTCACGATTTTCTAAATAGCTTAAAAATGTCTAGCCATAGTGAAGAATCTAATAGGGTTGTTGATAATGATTAGTACATCTACTGAGAAGATATATATTGTTAAGAAGGGTGATAAGAGAATAGTTGTAGAGCTATGTAGATCTAGTGATGGAAAGCTATTTGTAGTTCCAATAAACATGGTTAAACATAGATATGTTACTGAAGATGGTGAGGAAAAGGAGTGGGAATACGATACCTCTAAAGCTGAAGAGATAGACTATTTATCACTACCACAAAATATTAGAAGTGCTCTTTCAAAACTACATTTACTATAACATAAATATAGTTTGTATTATCCATAAAAATTCTTTCATATGCCTAATGCTTATTAAATCGGTCATAGCTATAGATATGGAAATAGGTAATACTAGAGTATTTAGTGTTATGGAGAATGTATATGGATAGCAGTATTATCTATGCAGAGGAGTATAGTGATGACTATGTACTTAATATGCTTCTCAACCCAATTGCTAGCTGGTTTAAGGAGCATTTCAATTCTATGACACCTCCTCAGAGAATGGCTATTCCATATATTAAGCAGAAGTATAATGTCTTAATCTCTAGTCCTACAGGTACAGGTAAGACCTTAGCAGCTTTTCTCCCAATAATAGATGATCTTTTTAGGCTTGGGATAGAGGGTAGGCTTGAGGATAAGGTATATGTAGTATATGTATCTCCCCTAAGAGCTTTGAATAATGATATGAGGAAGAATCTTATCTATCCATTGGAAGAGCTTAAGAAGGTTAT
Above is a genomic segment from Ignisphaera aggregans DSM 17230 containing:
- a CDS encoding Radical SAM domain protein (COGs: COG1032 Fe-S oxidoreductase~InterPro IPR007197:IPR006638~KEGG: smr:Smar_1510 radical SAM domain-containing protein~PFAM: Radical SAM domain protein~SMART: Elongator protein 3/MiaB/NifB~SPTR: A3DPN9 Radical SAM domain protein~PFAM: Radical SAM superfamily), yielding MSSLDLDIAITTDRSMMTNHHGREFLGFMATAPAYGIPESWWMYICCPKPKVDRFGRPREAPYGLRKIEAALIDAGYKAAIIDPDYLDRYVEKAKILMIGHHDFFAYGPPSSEWWLLTGKEPVNRKSFIRLMESDAVRAMKKRGVKIVVGGPAAWQWLWEPELVERWGIDVIVDGEADIAIIEIVEKLLNNEKVPRYISIGAREVPPIEKIPIIKGASVNGLIEITRGCPRGCKFCSVTLRPLRHMPIERILKEIDVNISNGVKGAVLHSEDVLLYGAHGVEPNADAVLKLHEAVVKKIESLAWAHASLAAIVVSQRKYRLISRVTETIYSNLDQNYLGVEVGIETGSPRLAKIIMPAKALPFRVEEWPDIVEEAFSIMHDHRIIPAATFILGLPGEEPDDVVKTIELLDRLKKYRSLIVPMLFVPMGALKSEEGGIVGMRITPEHAEAMKIAFWHTVKWAEDIIANFYMKGLVYEPVKILLRIFLWFARRKMKDIEKKVLPRFTGKDLGIHEEKEYGRICGT
- a CDS encoding conserved hypothetical protein (COGs: COG4879 conserved hypothetical protein~KEGG: smr:Smar_1345 hypothetical protein~SPTR: A3DP76 Putative uncharacterized protein~PFAM: Uncharacterized protein conserved in archaea (DUF2192)) — encoded protein: MVKILDIKRKRISVLVNVWSAIVRESGIDRDRVVEILRKEYESMGIEPIRGASKPPDIYDKEMISLYIIGKWGLGIDRELDKEFMERIFSKEIAIEKVIEAIRNSNSFDELCRAVGDICSSIDDGFIARVLRFAFTLYYFGFIDNLELISILRKSYSIFVNNRETIQRFVKFYIAYEIGQKIASRNIRSSLDLNMNKNLLALEIGIPKTLPSTSYIAEVAKHFFNLPHDFLNSLKMSSHSEESNRVVDND